The following are encoded in a window of Syngnathus scovelli strain Florida chromosome 4, RoL_Ssco_1.2, whole genome shotgun sequence genomic DNA:
- the LOC125967593 gene encoding leukotriene B4 receptor 1, with product MAAEEFESGMVAVCVILGLSFLVGTPGNLLVIWTILRHVKHRSHTVVLILHLAAADLLVLVTLPLWIYSLVHSWVFGEVSCKVMGFMIHSCMYGSVFLITLMSVERFLAVRYPFASAVWKRQKALSKALMFLWTAAFLFSVPALLTRVVDEDSGEEHCLYNQYSSTTQELLCVLLETLVGYILPFSILVVCYGCLCTRITQMTFKSKRKSTVLIASVVVMFAICWTPYHIGNILSLIILATETSFPQVGEHLENVRNNMTYISGAMVFISSTINPVLYMFAARSFRSSLRETGIGKLFQHISSTSPGEGNREFSFVSKRQNRTDQTNSSHFDSETKEQTNICENNPS from the coding sequence ATGGCCGCTGAGGAATTTGAAAGTGGAATGGTGGCGGTCTGCGTGATCCTGGGCCTGTCCTTTTTGGTCGGGACCCCCGGCAACCTGCTGGTGATTTGGACCATCCTGCGGCACGTCAAGCACCGCTCGCACACGGTGGTGCTGATTCTTCACCTGGCGGCCGCCGATCTGCTGGTGCTCGTCACCCTGCCCTTATGGATCTACTCGTTGGTCCACTCTTGGGTGTTTGGAGAGGTCTCCTGCAAAGTCATGGGTTTCATGATCCATTCCTGTATGTACGGCAGCGTTTTTCTCATTACCCTCATGAGCGTGGAACGTTTTTTGGCCGTGCGCTATCCTTTCGCCTCGGCCGTATGGAAGAGGCAAAAGGCCTTGAGTAAAGCCTTGATGTTTCTGTGGACTGCGGCCTTCTTGTTCAGTGTGCCCGCACTCCTCACACGGGTTGTTGATGAGGATTCAGGAGAGGAGCACTGTTTGTACAACCAGTACTCTTCAACCACTCAGGAGCTGCTGTGTGTGTTGCTGGAGACTCTGGTAGGCTACATTTTGCCGTTCTCCATCCTGGTGGTTTGCTACGGGTGCCTGTGCACCCGCATTACTCAAATGACCTTCAAGTCCAAACGCAAGTCTACAGTTCTCATTGCCAGTGTGGTGGTGATGTTCGCCATTTGCTGGACGCCCTACCACATAGGAAACATACTCTCGCTGATTATCCTCGCCACGGAGACGTCCTTCCCGCAGGTCGGAGAGCACTTGGAGAATGTGCGAAACAACATGACCTATATCAGCGGAGCCATGGTCTTTATCAGCAGCACCATCAACCCGGTTCTCTACATGTTTGCCGCCCGTTCCTTCCGCAGCTCTTTGCGGGAGACGGGCATCGGGAAGCTTTTCCAGCACATCTCCAGCACCTCTCCAGGTGAGGGCAACAGGGAATTCTCCTTTGTGTCCAAGAGACAGAACAGAACAGATCAGACCAACAGCTCTCACTTTGACTCAGAGACAAAAGAGCAAACTAACATTTGTGAAAACAACCCATCATAG